A stretch of Alligator mississippiensis isolate rAllMis1 chromosome 14, rAllMis1, whole genome shotgun sequence DNA encodes these proteins:
- the KIF12 gene encoding kinesin-like protein KIF12 isoform X3: MSEPEQGQEPALGTEARPRQPAQPARRSDEELAEPTQGQATRLCVVVRVRPLSCAERSRGDRQAVQCPGDNTIAVSASPRSAAPAGRAAPEPRPLSRCQVHEAGQEAAFGFGAVFDAGADQAEVFEGSGVKRLVELAVDGFSCTVFAFGQTGSGKTYTLTGPPAQSQCHRPDVALSASYVEIYNEQVRDLLSPGPRCPLPLRWSKARGFYIEGLLSTEIEGLETIMDLLQEGTQRRQSSAHTLNGHSSRSHALLTVQLHARGEATGPGTSSCLGRWGTLRFVDLAGSERVKDTGSVGQLAREANSINRSLLALGHCIARLAEGQRRRAHIPYRDSKLTQLLADALGGAGVTLMVACVSPSSRCLPETLSTLRYASRARRVTSRPVATRVSRERRLRSLEQEIQALREENLTLRRQLQMPRTPGRPPGTLTTPLSAHGWGRGTGAPQAVGLAQAPGHGTDTHLPVFLADRPAGTGSTPRPSGVPQGPPGMGWHSLLQDLLVGNEELRHFALLRGRHCCVLAPRSQEDAHVSCPGLVPCTLPSHPPALGRALPELPGAAPSPPRSRQGGTADSAPGLSLQPLVELPVLEGLTPASGAQGRQPSPWKNRASPWPRQHPTDPQPRWRRRSPGRGRSSADQRPPKQPQGTTLPPPPQGQVVPSAPPWPEEPGQEADAVPALEEALALLPEWTQYCSLLGPSSAGQEASQRP; this comes from the exons ATGTCCGAGccggagcagggccaggagccgGCGCTGGGCACAGAGGCCAGGCCACGACAGCCAGCCCAGCCGGCCCG GCGCTCTGAtgaggagctggcagagcccacccagGGCCAGGCAACGCGCCTCTGTGTGGTGGTCAG GGTGCGGCCGCTGAGCTGCGCAGAGCGCAGCAGAGGGGACCGGCAGGCGGTGCAGTGCCCTGGCGACAACACCATTGCGGTGAGTGCCTCCCCCCGCAGCGCAGCGcctgcaggcagagctgcccctgAGCCCAGGCCTCTCTCCCGCTGCCAGGTGCAcgaggcagggcaggaggctgcattTGGATTTGGTGCGGTGTTCGACGCCGGTGCAGACCAGGCCGAGGTGTTTGAGGGCAGCGGCGTGAAGCGGCTCGTCGAGCTGGCGGTGGATGG GTTCTCCTGCACCGTCTTTGCCTTTGGACAGACAGGCTCGGGGAAGACCTACACACTGACAGGGCCCCCGGCTCAG AGCCAGTGCCACAGGCCTGATGTTGCTCTCAGTGCGTCCTACGTGGAGATCTACAATGAGCAG gtgagGGACCTGCTGAGCCCAGGACCCcgctgccctctgcccctgcgCTGGAGCAAAGCACGGGGCTTCTACATCGAGGGACTGCTCAGCACGGAGATCGAGGGCCTGGAGACCATCATGGACCTGCTGCAGGAAG GCACACAGCGGCGGCAGAGCTCCGCACACACGCTGAACGGGCACTCGAGCCGCAGCCACGCACTGCTGACCGTGCAGCTGCATGCCCGCGGGGAGGCG ACAGGCCCAGGGACCAGCTCCTGCCTCGGCCGGTGGGGCACGCTGCGCTTCGTGGACCTGGCCGGCAGCGAGAGGGTGAAGGACACCGGCTCAGTGGGGCAGCTGGCCCGGGAAGCCAACAGCATCAAccgcagcctcctggccctgg GGCACTGCATCGCACGGCTGGCGGAGGGCCAGAGGCGCCGTGCCCACATCCCCTACCGCGACAGCAAGCTCACCCAGCTGCTGGCCGATGCCCTGGGCGGTGCCGGGGTCACGCTTATG GTTGCCTGCGTCTCCCCGTCCTCACGGTGCCTGCCAGAGACGCTGAGCACGCTGCGCTATGCCAGCCGGGCCCGCAGGGTCACCAGCCGGCCGGTGGCAACACGG GTCTCCCGGGAGAGGCGACTGCGGAGCTTGGAGCAGGAGATCCAGGCCCTGAGGGAAGAAAACCTCACCCTGCGCCGGCAGCTGCAGATGCCCAGGACACCGGGCAGGCCCCCCGGCACCCTCACCACTCCCCTGAGTGcacatggctggggcaggggcactggggcACCTCAGGCTGtgggcctggcccaggcccctgGCCATGGCACTGACACCCACCTGCCCGTGTTCCTTGCAGACAGGCCcgctggcacaggcagcactcCCAGGCCAAGCGGGGTCCCACAGGGGCCACCTGGCATGGGCTGGCACAGCCTCCTGCAAGACCTCCTGGTGGGGAACGAGGAGCTCAG GCACTTCGCACTGCTCCGCGGCCGCCACTGCTGTGTCCTGGCCCCACGCTCCCAGGAGGATGCCCATGTCTCATGCCCCGGCCTTGTGccctgtaccctgcccagccat cccccagcactgggcagggccctgccagagctccctggtgcagccccttccccgccccgGAGCAGGCAGGGCGGCACGGCAGACTCAGCACCCGGCTTGTCCTTGCAGCCACTGGTGGagctgccagtgctggagggGCTCACTCCTGCGAGCGGGGCCCAGGGCcggcagcccagcccctggaagAACCGCGCTTCGCCCTGGCCCCGGCAGCACCCCACGGACCCCCAGCCACGCTGGCGGAGGAG gagcccaggcagaggcaggagctccgcCGACCAGCGCCCACCGAAGCAGCCTCAGGGCACCACGCTTCCACCCCCGCCGCAGGGGCAGGTTGTGCCCTCAGCGCCCCCCTGGCCcgaggagccagggcaggaag
- the KIF12 gene encoding kinesin-like protein KIF12 isoform X1, protein MSEPEQGQEPALGTEARPRQPAQPARRSDEELAEPTQGQATRLCVVVRVRPLSCAERSRGDRQAVQCPGDNTIAVSASPRSAAPAGRAAPEPRPLSRCQVHEAGQEAAFGFGAVFDAGADQAEVFEGSGVKRLVELAVDGFSCTVFAFGQTGSGKTYTLTGPPAQGEGQVEPSLRGLMQRSFAWLLEQSQCHRPDVALSASYVEIYNEQVRDLLSPGPRCPLPLRWSKARGFYIEGLLSTEIEGLETIMDLLQEGTQRRQSSAHTLNGHSSRSHALLTVQLHARGEATGPGTSSCLGRWGTLRFVDLAGSERVKDTGSVGQLAREANSINRSLLALGHCIARLAEGQRRRAHIPYRDSKLTQLLADALGGAGVTLMVACVSPSSRCLPETLSTLRYASRARRVTSRPVATRVSRERRLRSLEQEIQALREENLTLRRQLQMPRTPGRPPGTLTTPLSAHGWGRGTGAPQAVGLAQAPGHGTDTHLPVFLADRPAGTGSTPRPSGVPQGPPGMGWHSLLQDLLVGNEELRHFALLRGRHCCVLAPRSQEDAHVSCPGLVPCTLPSHPPALGRALPELPGAAPSPPRSRQGGTADSAPGLSLQPLVELPVLEGLTPASGAQGRQPSPWKNRASPWPRQHPTDPQPRWRRRSPGRGRSSADQRPPKQPQGTTLPPPPQGQVVPSAPPWPEEPGQEADAVPALEEALALLPEWTQYCSLLGPSSAGQEASQRP, encoded by the exons ATGTCCGAGccggagcagggccaggagccgGCGCTGGGCACAGAGGCCAGGCCACGACAGCCAGCCCAGCCGGCCCG GCGCTCTGAtgaggagctggcagagcccacccagGGCCAGGCAACGCGCCTCTGTGTGGTGGTCAG GGTGCGGCCGCTGAGCTGCGCAGAGCGCAGCAGAGGGGACCGGCAGGCGGTGCAGTGCCCTGGCGACAACACCATTGCGGTGAGTGCCTCCCCCCGCAGCGCAGCGcctgcaggcagagctgcccctgAGCCCAGGCCTCTCTCCCGCTGCCAGGTGCAcgaggcagggcaggaggctgcattTGGATTTGGTGCGGTGTTCGACGCCGGTGCAGACCAGGCCGAGGTGTTTGAGGGCAGCGGCGTGAAGCGGCTCGTCGAGCTGGCGGTGGATGG GTTCTCCTGCACCGTCTTTGCCTTTGGACAGACAGGCTCGGGGAAGACCTACACACTGACAGGGCCCCCGGCTCAG GGTGAGGGCCAGGTGGAGCCCAGCCTTCGGGGTCTGATGCAGCGCTCCTTTGCCTGGCTCCTGGAGCAGAGCCAGTGCCACAGGCCTGATGTTGCTCTCAGTGCGTCCTACGTGGAGATCTACAATGAGCAG gtgagGGACCTGCTGAGCCCAGGACCCcgctgccctctgcccctgcgCTGGAGCAAAGCACGGGGCTTCTACATCGAGGGACTGCTCAGCACGGAGATCGAGGGCCTGGAGACCATCATGGACCTGCTGCAGGAAG GCACACAGCGGCGGCAGAGCTCCGCACACACGCTGAACGGGCACTCGAGCCGCAGCCACGCACTGCTGACCGTGCAGCTGCATGCCCGCGGGGAGGCG ACAGGCCCAGGGACCAGCTCCTGCCTCGGCCGGTGGGGCACGCTGCGCTTCGTGGACCTGGCCGGCAGCGAGAGGGTGAAGGACACCGGCTCAGTGGGGCAGCTGGCCCGGGAAGCCAACAGCATCAAccgcagcctcctggccctgg GGCACTGCATCGCACGGCTGGCGGAGGGCCAGAGGCGCCGTGCCCACATCCCCTACCGCGACAGCAAGCTCACCCAGCTGCTGGCCGATGCCCTGGGCGGTGCCGGGGTCACGCTTATG GTTGCCTGCGTCTCCCCGTCCTCACGGTGCCTGCCAGAGACGCTGAGCACGCTGCGCTATGCCAGCCGGGCCCGCAGGGTCACCAGCCGGCCGGTGGCAACACGG GTCTCCCGGGAGAGGCGACTGCGGAGCTTGGAGCAGGAGATCCAGGCCCTGAGGGAAGAAAACCTCACCCTGCGCCGGCAGCTGCAGATGCCCAGGACACCGGGCAGGCCCCCCGGCACCCTCACCACTCCCCTGAGTGcacatggctggggcaggggcactggggcACCTCAGGCTGtgggcctggcccaggcccctgGCCATGGCACTGACACCCACCTGCCCGTGTTCCTTGCAGACAGGCCcgctggcacaggcagcactcCCAGGCCAAGCGGGGTCCCACAGGGGCCACCTGGCATGGGCTGGCACAGCCTCCTGCAAGACCTCCTGGTGGGGAACGAGGAGCTCAG GCACTTCGCACTGCTCCGCGGCCGCCACTGCTGTGTCCTGGCCCCACGCTCCCAGGAGGATGCCCATGTCTCATGCCCCGGCCTTGTGccctgtaccctgcccagccat cccccagcactgggcagggccctgccagagctccctggtgcagccccttccccgccccgGAGCAGGCAGGGCGGCACGGCAGACTCAGCACCCGGCTTGTCCTTGCAGCCACTGGTGGagctgccagtgctggagggGCTCACTCCTGCGAGCGGGGCCCAGGGCcggcagcccagcccctggaagAACCGCGCTTCGCCCTGGCCCCGGCAGCACCCCACGGACCCCCAGCCACGCTGGCGGAGGAG gagcccaggcagaggcaggagctccgcCGACCAGCGCCCACCGAAGCAGCCTCAGGGCACCACGCTTCCACCCCCGCCGCAGGGGCAGGTTGTGCCCTCAGCGCCCCCCTGGCCcgaggagccagggcaggaag
- the KIF12 gene encoding kinesin-like protein KIF12 isoform X2 has protein sequence MSEPEQGQEPALGTEARPRQPAQPARRSDEELAEPTQGQATRLCVVVRVRPLSCAERSRGDRQAVQCPGDNTIAVSASPRSAAPAGRAAPEPRPLSRCQVHEAGQEAAFGFGAVFDAGADQAEVFEGSGVKRLVELAVDGFSCTVFAFGQTGSGKTYTLTGPPAQGEGQVEPSLRGLMQRSFAWLLEQSQCHRPDVALSASYVEIYNEQVRDLLSPGPRCPLPLRWSKARGFYIEGLLSTEIEGLETIMDLLQEGTQRRQSSAHTLNGHSSRSHALLTVQLHARGEATGPGTSSCLGRWGTLRFVDLAGSERVKDTGSVGQLAREANSINRSLLALGHCIARLAEGQRRRAHIPYRDSKLTQLLADALGGAGVTLMVACVSPSSRCLPETLSTLRYASRARRVTSRPVATRVSRERRLRSLEQEIQALREENLTLRRQLQMPRTPGRPPGTLTTPLSAHGWGRGTGAPQAVGLAQAPGHGTDTHLPVFLADRPAGTGSTPRPSGVPQGPPGMGWHSLLQDLLVGNEELRHFALLRGRHCCVLAPRSQEDAHVSCPGLVPCTLPSHPPALGRALPELPGAAPSPPRSRQGGTADSAPGLSLQPLVELPVLEGLTPASGAQGRQPSPWKNRASPWPRQHPTDPQPRWRRRSPGRGRSSADQRPPKQPQGTTLPPPPQGQVVPSAPPWPEEPGQEDAVPALEEALALLPEWTQYCSLLGPSSAGQEASQRP, from the exons ATGTCCGAGccggagcagggccaggagccgGCGCTGGGCACAGAGGCCAGGCCACGACAGCCAGCCCAGCCGGCCCG GCGCTCTGAtgaggagctggcagagcccacccagGGCCAGGCAACGCGCCTCTGTGTGGTGGTCAG GGTGCGGCCGCTGAGCTGCGCAGAGCGCAGCAGAGGGGACCGGCAGGCGGTGCAGTGCCCTGGCGACAACACCATTGCGGTGAGTGCCTCCCCCCGCAGCGCAGCGcctgcaggcagagctgcccctgAGCCCAGGCCTCTCTCCCGCTGCCAGGTGCAcgaggcagggcaggaggctgcattTGGATTTGGTGCGGTGTTCGACGCCGGTGCAGACCAGGCCGAGGTGTTTGAGGGCAGCGGCGTGAAGCGGCTCGTCGAGCTGGCGGTGGATGG GTTCTCCTGCACCGTCTTTGCCTTTGGACAGACAGGCTCGGGGAAGACCTACACACTGACAGGGCCCCCGGCTCAG GGTGAGGGCCAGGTGGAGCCCAGCCTTCGGGGTCTGATGCAGCGCTCCTTTGCCTGGCTCCTGGAGCAGAGCCAGTGCCACAGGCCTGATGTTGCTCTCAGTGCGTCCTACGTGGAGATCTACAATGAGCAG gtgagGGACCTGCTGAGCCCAGGACCCcgctgccctctgcccctgcgCTGGAGCAAAGCACGGGGCTTCTACATCGAGGGACTGCTCAGCACGGAGATCGAGGGCCTGGAGACCATCATGGACCTGCTGCAGGAAG GCACACAGCGGCGGCAGAGCTCCGCACACACGCTGAACGGGCACTCGAGCCGCAGCCACGCACTGCTGACCGTGCAGCTGCATGCCCGCGGGGAGGCG ACAGGCCCAGGGACCAGCTCCTGCCTCGGCCGGTGGGGCACGCTGCGCTTCGTGGACCTGGCCGGCAGCGAGAGGGTGAAGGACACCGGCTCAGTGGGGCAGCTGGCCCGGGAAGCCAACAGCATCAAccgcagcctcctggccctgg GGCACTGCATCGCACGGCTGGCGGAGGGCCAGAGGCGCCGTGCCCACATCCCCTACCGCGACAGCAAGCTCACCCAGCTGCTGGCCGATGCCCTGGGCGGTGCCGGGGTCACGCTTATG GTTGCCTGCGTCTCCCCGTCCTCACGGTGCCTGCCAGAGACGCTGAGCACGCTGCGCTATGCCAGCCGGGCCCGCAGGGTCACCAGCCGGCCGGTGGCAACACGG GTCTCCCGGGAGAGGCGACTGCGGAGCTTGGAGCAGGAGATCCAGGCCCTGAGGGAAGAAAACCTCACCCTGCGCCGGCAGCTGCAGATGCCCAGGACACCGGGCAGGCCCCCCGGCACCCTCACCACTCCCCTGAGTGcacatggctggggcaggggcactggggcACCTCAGGCTGtgggcctggcccaggcccctgGCCATGGCACTGACACCCACCTGCCCGTGTTCCTTGCAGACAGGCCcgctggcacaggcagcactcCCAGGCCAAGCGGGGTCCCACAGGGGCCACCTGGCATGGGCTGGCACAGCCTCCTGCAAGACCTCCTGGTGGGGAACGAGGAGCTCAG GCACTTCGCACTGCTCCGCGGCCGCCACTGCTGTGTCCTGGCCCCACGCTCCCAGGAGGATGCCCATGTCTCATGCCCCGGCCTTGTGccctgtaccctgcccagccat cccccagcactgggcagggccctgccagagctccctggtgcagccccttccccgccccgGAGCAGGCAGGGCGGCACGGCAGACTCAGCACCCGGCTTGTCCTTGCAGCCACTGGTGGagctgccagtgctggagggGCTCACTCCTGCGAGCGGGGCCCAGGGCcggcagcccagcccctggaagAACCGCGCTTCGCCCTGGCCCCGGCAGCACCCCACGGACCCCCAGCCACGCTGGCGGAGGAG gagcccaggcagaggcaggagctccgcCGACCAGCGCCCACCGAAGCAGCCTCAGGGCACCACGCTTCCACCCCCGCCGCAGGGGCAGGTTGTGCCCTCAGCGCCCCCCTGGCCcgaggagccagggcaggaag
- the KIF12 gene encoding kinesin-like protein KIF12 isoform X6, with translation MSEPEQGQEPALGTEARPRQPAQPARRSDEELAEPTQGQATRLCVVVRVRPLSCAERSRGDRQAVQCPGDNTIAVSASPRSAAPAGRAAPEPRPLSRCQVHEAGQEAAFGFGAVFDAGADQAEVFEGSGVKRLVELAVDGFSCTVFAFGQTGSGKTYTLTGPPAQGEGQVEPSLRGLMQRSFAWLLEQSQCHRPDVALSASYVEIYNEQVRDLLSPGPRCPLPLRWSKARGFYIEGLLSTEIEGLETIMDLLQEGTQRRQSSAHTLNGHSSRSHALLTVQLHARGEATGPGTSSCLGRWGTLRFVDLAGSERVKDTGSVGQLAREANSINRSLLALGHCIARLAEGQRRRAHIPYRDSKLTQLLADALGGAGVTLMVACVSPSSRCLPETLSTLRYASRARRVTSRPVATRVSRERRLRSLEQEIQALREENLTLRRQLQMPRTPGRPPGTLTTPLSAHGWGRGTGAPQAVGLAQAPGHGTDTHLPVFLADRPAGTGSTPRPSGVPQGPPGMGWHSLLQDLLVGNEELRHFALLRGRHCCVLAPRSQEDAHVSCPGLVPCTLPSHPLVELPVLEGLTPASGAQGRQPSPWKNRASPWPRQHPTDPQPRWRRRSPGRGRSSADQRPPKQPQGTTLPPPPQGQVVPSAPPWPEEPGQEADAVPALEEALALLPEWTQYCSLLGPSSAGQEASQRP, from the exons ATGTCCGAGccggagcagggccaggagccgGCGCTGGGCACAGAGGCCAGGCCACGACAGCCAGCCCAGCCGGCCCG GCGCTCTGAtgaggagctggcagagcccacccagGGCCAGGCAACGCGCCTCTGTGTGGTGGTCAG GGTGCGGCCGCTGAGCTGCGCAGAGCGCAGCAGAGGGGACCGGCAGGCGGTGCAGTGCCCTGGCGACAACACCATTGCGGTGAGTGCCTCCCCCCGCAGCGCAGCGcctgcaggcagagctgcccctgAGCCCAGGCCTCTCTCCCGCTGCCAGGTGCAcgaggcagggcaggaggctgcattTGGATTTGGTGCGGTGTTCGACGCCGGTGCAGACCAGGCCGAGGTGTTTGAGGGCAGCGGCGTGAAGCGGCTCGTCGAGCTGGCGGTGGATGG GTTCTCCTGCACCGTCTTTGCCTTTGGACAGACAGGCTCGGGGAAGACCTACACACTGACAGGGCCCCCGGCTCAG GGTGAGGGCCAGGTGGAGCCCAGCCTTCGGGGTCTGATGCAGCGCTCCTTTGCCTGGCTCCTGGAGCAGAGCCAGTGCCACAGGCCTGATGTTGCTCTCAGTGCGTCCTACGTGGAGATCTACAATGAGCAG gtgagGGACCTGCTGAGCCCAGGACCCcgctgccctctgcccctgcgCTGGAGCAAAGCACGGGGCTTCTACATCGAGGGACTGCTCAGCACGGAGATCGAGGGCCTGGAGACCATCATGGACCTGCTGCAGGAAG GCACACAGCGGCGGCAGAGCTCCGCACACACGCTGAACGGGCACTCGAGCCGCAGCCACGCACTGCTGACCGTGCAGCTGCATGCCCGCGGGGAGGCG ACAGGCCCAGGGACCAGCTCCTGCCTCGGCCGGTGGGGCACGCTGCGCTTCGTGGACCTGGCCGGCAGCGAGAGGGTGAAGGACACCGGCTCAGTGGGGCAGCTGGCCCGGGAAGCCAACAGCATCAAccgcagcctcctggccctgg GGCACTGCATCGCACGGCTGGCGGAGGGCCAGAGGCGCCGTGCCCACATCCCCTACCGCGACAGCAAGCTCACCCAGCTGCTGGCCGATGCCCTGGGCGGTGCCGGGGTCACGCTTATG GTTGCCTGCGTCTCCCCGTCCTCACGGTGCCTGCCAGAGACGCTGAGCACGCTGCGCTATGCCAGCCGGGCCCGCAGGGTCACCAGCCGGCCGGTGGCAACACGG GTCTCCCGGGAGAGGCGACTGCGGAGCTTGGAGCAGGAGATCCAGGCCCTGAGGGAAGAAAACCTCACCCTGCGCCGGCAGCTGCAGATGCCCAGGACACCGGGCAGGCCCCCCGGCACCCTCACCACTCCCCTGAGTGcacatggctggggcaggggcactggggcACCTCAGGCTGtgggcctggcccaggcccctgGCCATGGCACTGACACCCACCTGCCCGTGTTCCTTGCAGACAGGCCcgctggcacaggcagcactcCCAGGCCAAGCGGGGTCCCACAGGGGCCACCTGGCATGGGCTGGCACAGCCTCCTGCAAGACCTCCTGGTGGGGAACGAGGAGCTCAG GCACTTCGCACTGCTCCGCGGCCGCCACTGCTGTGTCCTGGCCCCACGCTCCCAGGAGGATGCCCATGTCTCATGCCCCGGCCTTGTGccctgtaccctgcccagccat CCACTGGTGGagctgccagtgctggagggGCTCACTCCTGCGAGCGGGGCCCAGGGCcggcagcccagcccctggaagAACCGCGCTTCGCCCTGGCCCCGGCAGCACCCCACGGACCCCCAGCCACGCTGGCGGAGGAG gagcccaggcagaggcaggagctccgcCGACCAGCGCCCACCGAAGCAGCCTCAGGGCACCACGCTTCCACCCCCGCCGCAGGGGCAGGTTGTGCCCTCAGCGCCCCCCTGGCCcgaggagccagggcaggaag
- the KIF12 gene encoding kinesin-like protein KIF12 isoform X4 produces the protein MSEPEQGQEPALGTEARPRQPAQPARRSDEELAEPTQGQATRLCVVVRVRPLSCAERSRGDRQAVQCPGDNTIAVHEAGQEAAFGFGAVFDAGADQAEVFEGSGVKRLVELAVDGFSCTVFAFGQTGSGKTYTLTGPPAQGEGQVEPSLRGLMQRSFAWLLEQSQCHRPDVALSASYVEIYNEQVRDLLSPGPRCPLPLRWSKARGFYIEGLLSTEIEGLETIMDLLQEGTQRRQSSAHTLNGHSSRSHALLTVQLHARGEATGPGTSSCLGRWGTLRFVDLAGSERVKDTGSVGQLAREANSINRSLLALGHCIARLAEGQRRRAHIPYRDSKLTQLLADALGGAGVTLMVACVSPSSRCLPETLSTLRYASRARRVTSRPVATRVSRERRLRSLEQEIQALREENLTLRRQLQMPRTPGRPPGTLTTPLSAHGWGRGTGAPQAVGLAQAPGHGTDTHLPVFLADRPAGTGSTPRPSGVPQGPPGMGWHSLLQDLLVGNEELRHFALLRGRHCCVLAPRSQEDAHVSCPGLVPCTLPSHPPALGRALPELPGAAPSPPRSRQGGTADSAPGLSLQPLVELPVLEGLTPASGAQGRQPSPWKNRASPWPRQHPTDPQPRWRRRSPGRGRSSADQRPPKQPQGTTLPPPPQGQVVPSAPPWPEEPGQEADAVPALEEALALLPEWTQYCSLLGPSSAGQEASQRP, from the exons ATGTCCGAGccggagcagggccaggagccgGCGCTGGGCACAGAGGCCAGGCCACGACAGCCAGCCCAGCCGGCCCG GCGCTCTGAtgaggagctggcagagcccacccagGGCCAGGCAACGCGCCTCTGTGTGGTGGTCAG GGTGCGGCCGCTGAGCTGCGCAGAGCGCAGCAGAGGGGACCGGCAGGCGGTGCAGTGCCCTGGCGACAACACCATTGCG GTGCAcgaggcagggcaggaggctgcattTGGATTTGGTGCGGTGTTCGACGCCGGTGCAGACCAGGCCGAGGTGTTTGAGGGCAGCGGCGTGAAGCGGCTCGTCGAGCTGGCGGTGGATGG GTTCTCCTGCACCGTCTTTGCCTTTGGACAGACAGGCTCGGGGAAGACCTACACACTGACAGGGCCCCCGGCTCAG GGTGAGGGCCAGGTGGAGCCCAGCCTTCGGGGTCTGATGCAGCGCTCCTTTGCCTGGCTCCTGGAGCAGAGCCAGTGCCACAGGCCTGATGTTGCTCTCAGTGCGTCCTACGTGGAGATCTACAATGAGCAG gtgagGGACCTGCTGAGCCCAGGACCCcgctgccctctgcccctgcgCTGGAGCAAAGCACGGGGCTTCTACATCGAGGGACTGCTCAGCACGGAGATCGAGGGCCTGGAGACCATCATGGACCTGCTGCAGGAAG GCACACAGCGGCGGCAGAGCTCCGCACACACGCTGAACGGGCACTCGAGCCGCAGCCACGCACTGCTGACCGTGCAGCTGCATGCCCGCGGGGAGGCG ACAGGCCCAGGGACCAGCTCCTGCCTCGGCCGGTGGGGCACGCTGCGCTTCGTGGACCTGGCCGGCAGCGAGAGGGTGAAGGACACCGGCTCAGTGGGGCAGCTGGCCCGGGAAGCCAACAGCATCAAccgcagcctcctggccctgg GGCACTGCATCGCACGGCTGGCGGAGGGCCAGAGGCGCCGTGCCCACATCCCCTACCGCGACAGCAAGCTCACCCAGCTGCTGGCCGATGCCCTGGGCGGTGCCGGGGTCACGCTTATG GTTGCCTGCGTCTCCCCGTCCTCACGGTGCCTGCCAGAGACGCTGAGCACGCTGCGCTATGCCAGCCGGGCCCGCAGGGTCACCAGCCGGCCGGTGGCAACACGG GTCTCCCGGGAGAGGCGACTGCGGAGCTTGGAGCAGGAGATCCAGGCCCTGAGGGAAGAAAACCTCACCCTGCGCCGGCAGCTGCAGATGCCCAGGACACCGGGCAGGCCCCCCGGCACCCTCACCACTCCCCTGAGTGcacatggctggggcaggggcactggggcACCTCAGGCTGtgggcctggcccaggcccctgGCCATGGCACTGACACCCACCTGCCCGTGTTCCTTGCAGACAGGCCcgctggcacaggcagcactcCCAGGCCAAGCGGGGTCCCACAGGGGCCACCTGGCATGGGCTGGCACAGCCTCCTGCAAGACCTCCTGGTGGGGAACGAGGAGCTCAG GCACTTCGCACTGCTCCGCGGCCGCCACTGCTGTGTCCTGGCCCCACGCTCCCAGGAGGATGCCCATGTCTCATGCCCCGGCCTTGTGccctgtaccctgcccagccat cccccagcactgggcagggccctgccagagctccctggtgcagccccttccccgccccgGAGCAGGCAGGGCGGCACGGCAGACTCAGCACCCGGCTTGTCCTTGCAGCCACTGGTGGagctgccagtgctggagggGCTCACTCCTGCGAGCGGGGCCCAGGGCcggcagcccagcccctggaagAACCGCGCTTCGCCCTGGCCCCGGCAGCACCCCACGGACCCCCAGCCACGCTGGCGGAGGAG gagcccaggcagaggcaggagctccgcCGACCAGCGCCCACCGAAGCAGCCTCAGGGCACCACGCTTCCACCCCCGCCGCAGGGGCAGGTTGTGCCCTCAGCGCCCCCCTGGCCcgaggagccagggcaggaag